The following are encoded together in the Phyllobacterium zundukense genome:
- a CDS encoding LuxR family transcriptional regulator, whose product MHSNDSSATFRITFAGIQAAPNVAEAIEVLRTNYGIDFITYHLCQTVADVVDTPFVRTTYPDSWVSRYLMRDYVKIDPIFHEGLIRQMPFDWREIEIPEAAYEFCADAGRHGLGNNGFSIPVITKSRRALLSLNSSKGDREWSNIVSERRSEWVELAFLIHEKAVFELHGDHDPVPLLGAREVECLHWSALGKDTKDIAAVLGLSSHTVRSYIKSARFKLGSATTSAATARAAHLRLIHPYSTTGS is encoded by the coding sequence ATGCATTCCAACGACAGTTCAGCCACTTTCAGGATCACATTCGCAGGAATCCAGGCAGCGCCCAACGTTGCCGAGGCAATCGAGGTCCTTCGAACCAATTACGGAATTGATTTCATAACCTACCATCTTTGCCAAACGGTTGCCGACGTCGTCGATACGCCGTTCGTCAGGACGACTTATCCCGACAGCTGGGTCTCGCGTTATCTGATGAGGGACTACGTCAAGATCGACCCAATTTTTCATGAGGGCCTCATCCGGCAAATGCCCTTCGACTGGCGAGAAATCGAAATCCCCGAGGCGGCATACGAATTTTGCGCCGATGCAGGACGGCACGGCTTGGGTAACAACGGTTTTTCCATCCCCGTCATCACCAAATCGCGCCGTGCGCTCCTTTCACTGAACTCCAGCAAGGGTGACCGCGAATGGAGTAACATCGTGTCCGAGCGGCGCAGCGAGTGGGTCGAGCTTGCGTTTCTCATCCATGAGAAAGCTGTGTTCGAGCTTCACGGCGATCATGATCCTGTCCCCCTTCTCGGCGCCCGAGAGGTCGAATGCCTTCATTGGAGCGCGCTCGGCAAGGACACAAAGGACATCGCCGCCGTGCTCGGTCTTTCCAGTCATACGGTCCGTTCCTACATCAAATCTGCTCGGTTCAAGCTTGGAAGCGCAACCACTTCGGCGGCTACAGCGCGCGCGGCGCATCTCCGGCTGATTCACCCTTACAGCACTACCGGAAGCTGA